In one window of Desulfuromonas sp. KJ2020 DNA:
- a CDS encoding ATP-binding protein, producing the protein MSPETKKHKDPILETRKRRREWILIILVICLVLLFSRFETQLFELTAGVPVSNSILLLALININILFIILLLFLIFRNLFKLILERRKNVPGARLRSKLVIAFVSLSLVPTMLLFFVSAGFINNTIENWFNSQIEASLQESLDVAQTYYKNSAANALYYAEQLAQIVKEEKLLNQENLPKLVEVIKQKQKEYNLGIVEVFSSTYEELVRASNPQVPASEFTDPGSDNIREALQGNRFTRITPIGKADLIRGIVPVYSNWNPNDVVGVVVVNYYVPYSLVAKMKEISSSFEQYKSSKLLKGQIQKSYVVVLLLIALVIIFMATWFGFHLARGITVPIQELAVATNKIAGGDLNVKIDVQSDDEIGTLVQAFNKMTADLRKSRAAINKANQEFHASNLELDQRRRYMEIVLKNVTAGVISLDKQGNITTINKSAELLLRIKTGKILGKNFREVVDANHLPMIKDLLKELISSGKDSVRKQITVSIQDSKITLLVNVTTLRDENGEFMGTVVVFDDLTHLLKAQRMAAWREVARRIAHEIKNPLTPIQLSAQRLRRRYLDRFSKDDTVFDECTMMIVRQVDELKNLVNEFSSFARMPASNPTPNNVNEILSEAMRLYQEAHKEITFSFEPDASMPVFNLDRDQIKRAFINLLDNAVGAIGDEGSIHMESAFNPSLQMAIITISDSGCGIPAEDKPRLFEPYFSTKKSGTGLGLAIVSTIIADHNGYIRVRDNYPKGTKFIVELPIGENSVAV; encoded by the coding sequence ATGTCGCCAGAAACAAAAAAACATAAAGACCCCATCCTAGAAACAAGGAAAAGACGCCGTGAGTGGATTCTTATCATTCTGGTCATCTGTCTTGTCCTGCTGTTCTCACGGTTTGAAACGCAGCTTTTTGAACTCACCGCTGGCGTACCCGTTTCCAACAGCATCCTGCTTCTGGCGTTAATCAACATCAACATTCTCTTCATTATCCTCCTGCTGTTCCTGATCTTCCGGAATTTATTCAAACTCATTCTCGAACGGCGTAAAAACGTGCCCGGCGCACGTCTGCGGTCCAAGCTGGTCATCGCGTTTGTTTCTCTTTCGCTGGTGCCCACGATGCTGCTTTTTTTCGTATCTGCGGGTTTCATCAACAACACCATTGAGAACTGGTTCAACAGCCAGATTGAGGCCTCCCTTCAGGAATCGCTGGATGTCGCTCAGACTTATTACAAAAACTCAGCCGCAAACGCCCTCTATTATGCAGAACAGCTCGCGCAGATCGTCAAGGAAGAGAAACTACTCAACCAGGAAAATCTGCCGAAGCTGGTGGAAGTCATCAAGCAAAAGCAGAAAGAATACAATCTGGGTATAGTTGAGGTATTTTCAAGCACTTACGAGGAGCTTGTTCGTGCCTCGAATCCCCAGGTTCCCGCTTCGGAATTCACGGATCCTGGCTCGGATAACATACGGGAAGCCCTCCAAGGCAACCGTTTCACGCGGATTACCCCTATTGGGAAAGCCGACCTCATCCGGGGCATCGTCCCTGTCTATTCCAATTGGAATCCCAACGATGTCGTTGGTGTGGTAGTCGTCAACTATTACGTGCCCTACAGTCTGGTCGCCAAGATGAAGGAAATTTCCTCATCGTTCGAACAGTACAAAAGCAGCAAATTGCTCAAAGGGCAGATACAGAAAAGCTATGTGGTCGTTCTCCTGCTAATCGCGCTGGTCATTATTTTCATGGCTACCTGGTTCGGATTCCATCTGGCCCGAGGCATTACCGTTCCCATCCAGGAACTTGCGGTAGCAACCAATAAAATTGCCGGGGGCGACCTCAATGTGAAGATCGACGTGCAAAGCGATGACGAAATTGGCACCCTGGTGCAGGCCTTTAATAAAATGACCGCGGACCTGCGCAAAAGTCGGGCTGCCATCAACAAGGCCAATCAGGAATTTCATGCTTCAAACCTGGAACTGGATCAGCGGCGCCGCTACATGGAGATTGTCCTCAAAAATGTGACCGCCGGTGTTATTTCACTCGACAAACAGGGGAACATCACTACGATCAACAAATCGGCCGAGCTTTTGCTGAGAATCAAAACGGGAAAAATTCTCGGAAAGAATTTCCGCGAGGTCGTTGACGCCAACCATCTGCCCATGATCAAGGATCTGCTCAAGGAGCTTATTTCCTCTGGGAAAGATTCGGTTCGCAAACAAATCACGGTTTCTATACAGGACAGCAAGATCACCCTGTTGGTCAACGTAACGACTCTTCGCGACGAGAATGGAGAATTCATGGGAACGGTCGTTGTTTTTGATGACTTGACCCATCTACTCAAAGCGCAGAGAATGGCGGCCTGGCGAGAGGTCGCACGCCGCATTGCCCACGAGATCAAAAACCCATTGACACCGATTCAGCTTTCCGCACAAAGATTGCGGAGACGATATCTCGACCGTTTTTCTAAAGACGACACTGTTTTTGACGAATGCACCATGATGATTGTGCGCCAGGTTGACGAACTTAAAAATCTCGTCAATGAATTTTCCAGCTTCGCTCGCATGCCAGCCAGCAACCCAACCCCGAACAACGTCAATGAAATACTTTCCGAGGCTATGCGACTCTATCAGGAGGCGCATAAAGAGATCACCTTTTCCTTTGAGCCTGATGCCAGCATGCCAGTTTTCAATCTGGATAGAGATCAAATCAAAAGAGCCTTTATCAACTTGCTCGACAACGCGGTGGGGGCCATCGGCGATGAAGGAAGCATCCACATGGAGTCAGCCTTCAACCCATCCTTGCAAATGGCTATCATTACCATCTCGGACTCGGGCTGCGGCATCCCGGCGGAAGACAAGCCGAGACTCTTTGAACCCTATTTTTCTACCAAGAAATCAGGGACCGGGCTCGGCCTGGCTATTGTTTCAACGATTATCGCCGATCACAATGGCTACATCCGGGTGCGGGACAACTACCCAAAGGGGACCAAGTTTATTGTCGAACTGCCTATTGGTGAAAATTCGGTAGCCGTTTAA
- a CDS encoding sigma-54 dependent transcriptional regulator, which yields MKTILIVDDEESIRESLKGIFQDEGFRPLFAQNGEEALQALREETPDLILLDIWMPGMDGIETLRRIREDFPDQLVVMMSGHGTIETAVKATKLGAYDFIEKPLSLEKVLLCIQNAIRVTQLVQENQSLKSKIDKDNEMIGVSSHIKELKRQIAMAAPTSGWVLITGENGTGKELVAREIHTLSNRREKPFVEVNCAAIPEELIESELFGHEKGAFTGATAQRKGKFDLAHEGTLFLDEIGDMSLKTQAKVLRILQEKKFERVGGQRTIEVDVRVIAATNKNLEEEIRAGNFREDLYYRLNVIPFHVPPLRERGEDIPLLVEHFLEYFCGKESRAIKTMTPEAINLLKSYAWPGNVRELKNIIERLVIMTPDDVITAKHLPESITGKAGSAGKVAALAAAEYATYKEAKEEFERDFIIQKLEENDWNISKTAEAIEIERSNLHRKIKAFGIELRK from the coding sequence ATGAAAACAATCCTTATTGTTGACGATGAAGAGAGCATAAGAGAAAGCCTTAAAGGAATCTTCCAAGATGAAGGCTTCAGACCCCTGTTCGCTCAAAACGGTGAAGAAGCGCTGCAAGCTTTGCGTGAGGAAACCCCGGACCTTATCCTGCTTGATATCTGGATGCCCGGCATGGATGGGATCGAGACCTTACGTCGCATTCGGGAGGATTTCCCCGATCAACTGGTCGTCATGATGAGCGGGCACGGCACAATTGAGACTGCCGTCAAAGCCACAAAACTCGGGGCGTACGACTTTATCGAAAAACCACTTTCGTTGGAAAAGGTCCTGCTGTGTATTCAAAACGCCATACGGGTAACTCAACTTGTGCAGGAGAACCAATCCCTAAAGAGCAAAATCGATAAAGACAACGAAATGATCGGGGTAAGCAGCCATATCAAGGAGCTGAAACGACAGATTGCCATGGCGGCGCCCACCTCCGGTTGGGTTTTGATAACAGGCGAGAACGGTACGGGGAAGGAACTTGTGGCGCGCGAGATACACACCTTGTCCAATCGACGGGAAAAGCCCTTCGTGGAGGTGAACTGCGCGGCTATTCCGGAAGAATTGATTGAAAGTGAACTTTTCGGTCACGAAAAAGGGGCGTTTACTGGCGCAACAGCACAGCGTAAAGGCAAGTTTGACCTGGCCCACGAAGGAACCCTGTTCCTTGACGAAATCGGTGATATGAGCCTGAAAACCCAGGCCAAAGTCCTTCGCATATTGCAGGAAAAAAAATTCGAGCGCGTAGGCGGGCAAAGAACCATTGAAGTGGATGTGCGCGTGATAGCCGCCACGAACAAAAACCTTGAAGAAGAAATCCGCGCAGGCAATTTCAGGGAAGATCTATACTATCGCCTAAATGTCATCCCTTTCCACGTCCCTCCGTTGCGAGAAAGGGGCGAAGATATACCGCTTCTGGTCGAACACTTTCTGGAGTACTTCTGCGGTAAAGAGAGCAGAGCCATCAAAACCATGACGCCAGAGGCCATCAATTTACTCAAAAGTTATGCTTGGCCAGGCAACGTACGGGAATTAAAGAATATCATCGAACGCCTTGTCATAATGACTCCCGACGATGTCATTACTGCCAAGCATCTACCGGAAAGTATTACGGGTAAAGCCGGTTCAGCCGGAAAAGTTGCTGCCCTTGCAGCCGCGGAATATGCAACTTACAAAGAGGCTAAAGAGGAATTTGAGCGGGATTTTATCATCCAGAAGCTGGAAGAAAACGACTGGAATATTTCCAAAACCGCTGAAGCCATAGAAATAGAGCGATCCAACCTGCACCGAAAAATAAAAGCATTCGGGATTGAGCTACGCAAATAA